The genomic window GAGGACCAcgcggcgcagccggcgccgagagCGCCTTCGTCGCTGCACCTGCCCGCGGCGACGCCCGCGTCGGTGCTGCCTGGGTCTGGATCGACGTAAAGGGGCAGGGAAGGGGGTGTGGGATGGAAGGAGAAAGCAGGCGTTCATTGCCCTGAACTGTGTTTGTCACGTATTCCTAATTAGTAGGCTATTGGATCATGGCCATGAGCCTCGAGGAGTTAGCCAGCAAGCAGTACGGAGACAGCGCAGACATTAGCTATATCCAGGTGAGCATGGACAGGTGACATATCCGCATCATAGTTGATTCGGCTACTTCACTTGATGGGCCAATACCCTTAATGTTTTCGATCTTTCAGAAAAAGTTCGTAGTTGAAACCCTGAGCCTCTCCAGCCAGTCCGACCCCTAGGTAGGTTGGTTAATAGGCAGGTATACTGACCGTTCCCCCTGAGCAAGCCTGTAGTGCAGCACTACGCGGCTTGGCCATGCCAGACTAAGCCTCTTACTTACTCTAGAAGACTGAAAACCGCAAGCGCAAGCTGGCTACGAACAGCTCTTAGCAATATGGAATTGTTTCCATCTCCCGGACGCGAGTTTCGATCGCTCCCAGCCAACACTGCACGAATATCAATCCAtcgccaccgccacctcATAGACACTGCGGATAACTACCGCACATTGCATTTCTGCCAGCGGGCGGACCATTTCTCTATCACCCCAGGACCAGTAGGCAACATAACAGACTAGCCGGCCTTGGAGTTCGATGGAAAATGTCTAGGTGAATTCGACGACAGAGAGATGGGTGCTAAGAGGCGAGGCATTCTCCGCCTGTCTGCGGCCCTTCAGTCGTTATCAAATGGGCTTTTTGCGACAGGGAGCTGAGCAGGGCCATGCAGAACGCAAGGAAGAAGATatatgtattccgtacatacaTACACCACACTACCAATTAGAGTGAGATGCTCCTCGGCCCCCAGCCCGGGGGAGGCCCGGAGGATCTACACTATATTCCTGCGGGAGCAGGCCTGACAGGGGACCCATGAGCGCAGCGTGTCTGGCTGTGTGCTTTGTGGGTGTCCGGGATCCATATGCGACAGCTTTGGGTATTTAGACGCTGGCTGTCCACGGCCGACTGGCAAAACCATTCATGATACGCACTTCCGGCACTCGACCGCACGGGTATATGGATACATACGGAACACATGACTGCGTGCCAGGGATTTCCGTGTACACAGAAGCTTCCACACACCCTCCTCCGCAACAGCCACCTGTTGCGTGCGCGGCTGCGCCCAAACAACCACCCAGCCCGCAACCGCCAAGCGAAGGTCTCTCCTAGGCTGCGTCACTTACGGGGCGCGCGCTTGGAAGCAGCGAGTAGCCGTTCTGGTACCTGCGCACGCACCGCACGACCAGCCAGGCCAGCAGGACGGTGACGCCGAGCAGTCCCGCCAGGTACAGGAGCGGGTACTGGCCGATGGACCAGAACAGGCGGTTGTCCCAGTTGTTCCaggtgccgccgctgccgtcccAGCCGAAGAAGACCCactcgtcggcgccggggcggccGTCCATCAGGACGCGGTACAGGCGGTGCTCGTGGggctgcggccgcgccgggtCCTGGTTCTGGTTCTGGTCCTGGCCCGCACCCGGGGCCGGCCGGGGCAGCAGCGCGTGGTACTGCTCCCAGATGGCCGTCAGGAACCACTGGCCGCTGGCGTACATGACGGAGACGTACGGCAGCGGCCACTTCCAGTCGTAGCGCGCCAGAGAGACGGTCACGAGCTGCCAGAAGGGATGGTGCGGGCGCGCGGCCAGGATGTTGTTGCTCagcgcgccgcgggcgccgtCGGTGACCCAGGCGGGGTAGTACAGCAGCGGCGTCAGAGAGACTTTGCAGGTCTAGGAGAAGGTGAAGAAGAGGTTAGCCAGGGGGAGGTGTGGATGTAACGGTAAGCGACATTTAGACACGATAGGCGCGACTAACGTTGTCCAGGTCGAGGTAGATGCCCCCGTAATGCAGCATCAGGAAGTACTTCAGCGCGTCGACCCGCTGCACGGGATATCGATAGCCATCGTATGTCCGCAGGAACCAGGCGTACTCGGTCTCAATGAACTCGCGTGAATTGTTATCTGTCCAGAGCTGCGCAGCGGAAGAAACAACATCAGTCAGTGTGCGCCACCACCGCAGCAAGTCCCAGGCCGGCGGGACGAGGGGCGGGCCGAACACACCTTGAACTCGAAGTCCGGGTTCAGTTCCATACAGTGCTTCCGCGTCTCGGCCCAGTGGGGAGGCAGCGCGTCGTTCCCGGGCTCGCGCCAGTTGTGGAAGATGTGGTGGATGATCTTGGGAACGTGCTGGACGCTGTTCTTGTCGTGATGCGCCGCAGCGATCTGGGGCTGGGTGAGGGCAATGCCGGCATGGCGGAAGAAGATGTGCACGGAGGCCGACAAGCGCGAGATGGAGAAAGCGAGGACGGTCAGCAGCGCAACCGCCCACAGGACGGGCGCTCTCCTGAGGGGCACTCTCCGGAGCCGGATGCGCATTTCGGGGCTcgttcgccggcggcagcagcgatgCAGCAACGACGGCGGTCACATGGGTCGGTGCGAAGTCGCACTCGCAGTCGCAGTCGCAATCTTCATCCGTAATTCAGCGCGCCATCGCCAAGCGCACCTCGGCCAGGGGGAATCGAGGAATCAAGGAATCGCGGGGTTCGAGATGATGTTGCGATGGTCTGCCACCAGCTGGCGCCGACCTCCTACCTGGG from Thermothielavioides terrestris NRRL 8126 chromosome 1, complete sequence includes these protein-coding regions:
- a CDS encoding glycosyltransferase family 32 protein (CAZy_ID 269883); this encodes MRIRLRRVPLRRAPVLWAVALLTVLAFSISRLSASVHIFFRHAGIALTQPQIAAAHHDKNSVQHVPKIIHHIFHNWREPGNDALPPHWAETRKHCMELNPDFEFKLWTDNNSREFIETEYAWFLRTYDGYRYPVQRVDALKYFLMLHYGGIYLDLDNTCKVSLTPLLYYPAWVTDGARGALSNNILAARPHHPFWQLVTVSLARYDWKWPLPYVSVMYASGQWFLTAIWEQYHALLPRPAPGAGQDQNQNQDPARPQPHEHRLYRVLMDGRPGADEWVFFGWDGSGGTWNNWDNRLFWSIGQYPLLYLAGLLGVTVLLAWLVVRCVRRYQNGYSLLPSARPVSDAA